The Lagopus muta isolate bLagMut1 chromosome 6, bLagMut1 primary, whole genome shotgun sequence sequence ctctgggcagcctggtctggtggttggcaagCCTGCACAtagttgggggggggggggggggggggggaggctgaaactagatgatttttgaggttcttttcaacccaggccattctatgattctatgattacttaTTGGAGGATTTTCCCGGTAATAGCAATTATTATCTCAAGCGATTGTTGCACTATTAAGATAAGGGAATTCAAAAGATCTAACCATCCTCGATGACAGCAAGAGTTCAGTTACTGCAGCCTGCCATTTTAGTGAAGCGACTCAGCCAGGGACCCTCAGCAGGCACCTCTGAGCTGTCAGAGCCCTCTTGTGGACACTAAATACAAGCTTTTCTTGCCTCGCTGCAACTGAACAGTTTTCAAACAAACCATCTTCAGCTTTCGTTTGTTCAGTACTTGACCCAATAATAGTATACTTGTGTTTAGCAGATAAATTTTACTTTCTCAGCTTTGTGcaatgttttttggttttttttttttttagaccaGTGAAAAATTCTGCCGTTCTTAAGTCCAAGTCAAAAAGAGGCCAAGAGATGCACAAAGCATACTCAGAGGTAACACTTCTCAACTTAGTATGAAAACTAACATATATAAAGTTATACTTCCTTTGTAATAGTGAAAGACTCAAGGATTGCTATCACCTGCAAATAAGCAACAAAGGTCGAAAAGTCTCTGCTCAGGAAACATAGTTGCAAGAAACTTGCTTACACTGAACAGCAATTTTACTCTATTCCGAAGTTCACACCGCATGGTTCTTGTCACGGGACAGCTTCACAATTCCCAAAGCAGACTTAGTACACTCATCATACCGGGACTAATTACTTGGTACTAATTTGTACTATTGTATTAATTACTTTGACATCTAAAAAGTGTCTAATTTAAAGCTCTGCTCTCTAGCTTGAACATTTTACATTCTATTCACTCAGTACAGGACTCAAAACACTTCTACTTTTATCATTAGCATGACTTCCCCTCATTAAAGGATCCAAATCCAACAACTGTCTTAGATCACCAGTTAGGTAAAATTACTATAAAAGTTTCACAGCTTCTTCTTCAGCATTCAAAATGTATGTATGCCACACAGATTTTAACTGTGCAGTCCAGAACTGTAGGTACACTGAGCATTCTAACTGGTCTCAAAGGACAAGTTGATGCTGCCAGATGTTGCCCTGATGATACACCTCAAATTATTCACCTGGCACGCAGAACAGGAGCTTCAAAAAAGCTTCAAGAGACAATAAAACACTTAAGTAGAGCTTAACTGTTATTGCATAtaataacatttcattttcaggctCTGCTACAAGTAAGGAAGACGTATCTGACTCGGACACAAAGAGGAGTCCTGCCCTGATAAGCTGAAACAAGCCTTTTCTTCTGATCTTTTCAACCAGCTGCCTCCCCTTCACCTCTGCCACACAcacccactttttttttttcctccaaagggAAAAGCCTCTGTGACAGTATCATTCTTagacacctttgttcttgtGTACGTATAAGAAACTCAAACCATCAATTCATAACCACTAATTTTGCTCAGCTGCAGAAGGTCTGGAAATGATTGAGTTTAAACTCCACAGttttaatgtgcttttgttactgttttcaaAATTGAACTGATAACAGTTCTTCTAACaggaagaagagcaaaacaTCAGAAATCCCATGGGAGTTCCAATAATACTTCTCGTGAACGGGTGATTTAAATCAttgtctggaaaataaaatataagtaGTTTCAGTTTAGTCTAAAAGTACACTGGACAagactgcaaatatttttaattgtgttgCTATAAAAAATTGTAGTGGGCTAGTTGTTTTAAATCTTACCAGCAGTGAAAAGAATTTATCTACTAAAGAGTGCTGcatactttaaaatacaaaaacatttgaCCAAACTaatcatttcctttaaaatgctTCCTGCCAAGCTTAGAATTACCTCACAAAGCCAATCTCACAACACTGCAACAAATAACTGAATTCAGGTACTTCCTTTTAACCCATTACTCAGGCTTCGAAGAAACTTTCCAACATTTATAGCAGTTTTTAAGTGTTCAGCAGATATTACTCTATTTGCTAAACAATATCAGACTGCAAAATTGCTCTTACTGTTGATAGATCAATAATGACATGGGATAAGTCATTATCTCCGTGGCAACAGGATTGTTACTGTTAGAGGAACATTGCgcatgttgctgctgctgctctaacAGGCATGCCTCGGCTTCCTCGCACCGCTGCTCTCTCTGTAAGCCTGGTATGCCCAGAGTACCACCAACCAAGGGCATCTCTTTGACTACAGAGGATTCCACTGCAGCTGAGGTTATGCTGTTCCTGAAGGAGCTTACCCCCACAAGGATTTATGACCCTTCATTGTGATGTCTCCATTTCGCTTCTCTTTTCTTATTAACCATATCCTTGTGGAAATAGCTGGAATTAGACATGGGATTCCAAATACAATCAAGTTTCCATCACAACCTAATGTGTgtctattaatttttaattgagaaTTCTAGTTCAGCACGGTAGCATCTttgcctttttaattaaatttcactTAATTCCCTTCCTGAATCTCCAGAACATTAAAGCAACAGGCATCTTTCTGGTAGATCAGAAGTGACAAACTGGGCCACTTAGCCTCTTCTACATAAGACTCAGGGAGCTTCTTCATAACACATCAGTttgacaaagaaacaaaaatataaaagacaCACATTTTGCAAAGATTAAACAAGCTTTATCCACTATGAATTGTTGCACATGCAGTGAACGACCTTGCTCATCAACCATAAcacataaatcacagaaaacaagaactcTTCTATGTCTTGGTCACAAGATGGGTTGGTTTCCAAAAGTAACACAGATGGCTGTTACTACTACCAAACGTTCAGACGCCATCCCCACAAAGCAGGGAATACGCTCAGATTTGTTACTTGCGGGACgcactgcttttgttctttagCCCCGCAAACGCTCCCTCTTACCGCACGTCCCTCGCTGCTGCCAGCTTCCGCGCTCCGCTTAGCGCTCGGCAGGAGCCCgggggctgcagaggagctccAGCGGGGCGGGCTGCACGCACGGGGCAGCCCCTAAAGAGCCTCTGCGCCCACCCCTCCATCTTGTACTCCCGGGCTCCGCTTTTATGCTTCGGCAGAACCGCCGCAGGACTGCCCTCTCGGCGAACAAAGCCGCTCCCGACCACGTTGCGGCGCTAAGCTCAGCAGGGTCCTACCCTGCCTCCCCTTCGCACTGCAAAATGAAGGAAGGCAGCCACCACCCGGAAGCGGAAGAAAGGAGGCACGAGCCGATGACGCGCCCACACGGCTTCCCGGGATAAAGCAGCGCACCGGGAAAAAGCCTGACCGGTAGCGGCTAGGGAGTGGGCGGGGAGGCAGCACCCCCCCGAATCCGATCGGCCTGGATTGACAGGTGCTTCTTCCAATATCGCTGCAATAACGCAGTTCCCTCCGCAAATAGGAAAGAGAGTGCTGATGGGAGGGACAAAGCTCACAGTGCTTTCACGCTATTGGCTGTCGGTGTTGATCGGCGTCTCGTTGCACCTATGCAAAGGAGAAGTTCCTCGCGACCTTTCGCGCCCTCAGCCAATAGGATTGTAGTGCAGGCTCGGGTCCGGCGGTGCGGGGTGGGGACCGCCAGTGAACGCAGTTGGGTGGCCGGGGCAGGATGAGCGGGTCTTTGCGTGCGGCCCTGCGCCTGGGTGCCTGGGCAGCGCGGGGCCGACCCGGGCGGCGACACCTGAGCGAGGCAGCTGGAGGCAGCGGTGGGGCcgatggcggcggcggcggctcgggGTCGCGGGAAGCAGTGGAACGACTGGTGCGGGAGCACCCGGTGGTGGTGTTTATGAAGGGTAGCCCGGCGCAGCCCCTCTGCGGCTTCAGCAACGCTGTCGTGCAGATCCTGCGGCTGCACGGCGTGGAGGACTACCGTGCCCACGACGTGCTGCAGGACCCCGACCTCCGGCAAGGTCAGCGGGCCGGGGTCACCTCCAGGCGCACCGCCGGCACGATGGGGCTCGCTGCTCCGTGCtgggtgttgtttgttttgcttcgGCTTGTGAGCGGCTTGTACCCAGAGCCTGGGGCTGTGCATCGCAAAGACGAGCTCACGGGACGGAGCCTGCGGGTCGGGGTTCTGTGCCACGTCGCTTTCCCTGGTTCATAGACACGGAGGTCTGGAGCACTtcaaagaaaggttgagggaactggggctgtttagcttggagaagagaaggctccggggagacctcattgcagccttccagtactcgaggggagcttataaacaggagggagagagagttTTTACGTGGTCTAATaatgatagaacaaggggaattGCTTCAAGATAAAAGAGGGGTGATGTGGGTTTGGTGTTAGGAGAAAAATCTTTGCTCAGGAGGTTGttaggcactggcactgctgcccagagagctgtgggtgcaccatccctggtggtgttccaaagCCAAATttgatggggccctgggcagcctgagcaggTGAGGGGTGACCGTAACCATGGCAGGCAGGGAACAGAGCGAGCTTATGGTCCCTCCCAAGCCAAACCATTCTACAGTTATCAGATGTGTTCTTTTCACTGTGAACAGTGTTGTGAAACCTCATGAATGGTTTGGACTTGGACCACTTTGTTCTCTGCCAGCTGGGgttctttgctgtttttgatGAAGTACGATGCTATGTTTTGTTATGATAATTGTTTGcacaagaaatatttgcattactGTGCAAACGGTAGGAGCTATTCTGTATGTGTTGTGGTTGTTTCTTTTACTTGTAGAAAGCCTATACTCAGTTCTTATGACGcttccatttttcccctttccctctgATATATGAGGTTGACTTGAGGTTTTATGTGGCTAGTATTGCAGGTGCGTATTGTTAATTCTTCTAGTCCAAACTACACCAAATTGTGATTTAAATTTGCATGCTGTTATGCA is a genomic window containing:
- the GLRX5 gene encoding glutaredoxin-related protein 5, mitochondrial, yielding MSGSLRAALRLGAWAARGRPGRRHLSEAAGGSGGADGGGGGSGSREAVERLVREHPVVVFMKGSPAQPLCGFSNAVVQILRLHGVEDYRAHDVLQDPDLRQGIKNYSNWPTIPQVYLNGEFVGGCDILLQMHQNGDLVEELKKLGIRSALLDAEKDQEKK